In the genome of Salinigranum halophilum, the window AGGGGTACCTGGCCGGCGTCGGCACCGACGACGTCGGCGAACCGTATCAGTGCGTGGACGGCCTGTCCGGTCCCCAGTGGCTCGTCGCCGTCGACGTTGAGTGTCGTGGCCGACGTCCCCGTCGACGTCGGCTCGGCCTCGCGGACGTCGGTGTCGGTCGTCCCGTCGTAGCCGTCCGTCCCCTGTCGGAAGGTGACGGACTCGGTCGTGTCGAACGGGCCGAACCGGGCGTCGAAATCGAGGTCGAACCCGAACTGGCTGCTCTCGTCGGTCGCGTACTCACCGCGGGTGGGCGAGTAGGTCTCGACGGCGAGGCGGTCGGCGTCGCCGCTCCCTCCGCCGGGTTCGAAACGGAGCAGTCGGAGCCAGCCGTCGCCGCCGCGGTCGTAATCCTGGTAGTTCGCGACCATCTCGTAGACGGCGAGTCCGGCGTCGTTCGTCGACGTCTGGTGGTACTCCCCCGTGGCCGTCCCCCCACGGTCGTGAAAGTGGCCGTTGAGGACGGCGAATATCTGCGGGTTCGGCGCGACGAGTTCGCGCCACACCGTCTCGCCCGCGTTGCCGTTCCCGTTCGCCTCCTGGACGACGTCGGCACGCTCGCCCGGTTCGTCTCGGAGGTACGAGTGCGTCGTGAGCATCGTCGGCCGGTCGGAGTAGCGGTCGAGGACCTCTTGTGCCCAGCCGAGCGTCGTCGAGGGGTCGTCGACCCGACCCGGAGGCTCCCACTCTAGGGCGAGGTGGAGAAAGTCGTAGCCGCCGCCCGAGAACAGCTGGTAGGTGCTGAGGCCGTCGTCGCCGGGTCCGTTCCCGCCGAACCAGCTCCGTCCCTCGAAGCGCGAGGGACCGAAGTACTGCTCGTAGAGCGCGGTCGACGAACCCCGGTCCCACAGCGTGGCGTAGTCGTGATTCCCCGTCACGACCGAGTACGGGAGTTCGCCGTCGAGCGTCGACATCGCATCGTCCATCCGCTCCCACTCCAGTTCCCGGTCGCCGTTGTCGACGATGTCTCCCTCGTGAGAGACGAACCGGATGTTCTCCGCCTCGCGGTTGTCGAGGATCCACTGCGTCTGTGCCGCCGGAATCGACGCGCGGCGCGCCCGCTCGGCGTACTTCTGGGTGTCGGGGAGCGCGACGACCGTCCACGGGTCGCCGGGGGCCGCCTCCGTCTCCCCGCTCGAAACCAGCGGTGCCGTCGACACTACACAGAGCGCCCGTAACAGCGTCCGCCTCGACAGTGTGCGCCCGCCCCCTCCCGTCCCGTCTTCGGACACGCCCCGGTCGGAGGCGTGCCCAGTCGGAGTCCCTGAAGCGAATGTCATGAGTTGAACGTCGCTCGGGGTGGTGTACCCGACGGACCAGTAAAATTATAGACCGGTTTCCCCACCGGACCCGTCCGCAGTGGCCGGCCGTCGCCGTCGTCCAGCCGCGGTGATGCGGCCGTCGTGGTCTCACGGCTGTGAGTGCCGTGTGGTCCCGTCGTGCGGAGAGGATGACCAGCGGGCGTCACCCGCGAGTGCCCCGGATAAACACGAGCTTATTCGAAGCGAGCGGTCGCGAGCGGTCAGTGCGAGGTGGGCCGCTCGCTCGACTCGACGCCACGCTCGAACCCATCGACTGCCGTCGGGTCGCTCGTGATGGGGTCGGTGCCGCGGTCGTAGTCGAGTCGCTCGTAGAGGGCCCTCGGTGGGCCGACCCACGCACCCAGTTCCAGCGCGTGTTCGACGAGACGGCGGTACAGCCGCCGATACCCCGGGAACTCCCGTTCGTTGAAGTATCGCGGGTGCCAGAGGACGGTCATCACCGCGTCGTTCCGGGCGGCCTCGACGAGCAAGTCACGACACGCCTCCCACGCGTCGACGAACCGTTCCCCGGGGTCGGGGAGGGCGACCTCCATCGCGGTCAGCGGGAAGACGACGAAGTCGTCGTCGAACGGGCGGCGCGGGCGATACCCCCATCGGAA includes:
- a CDS encoding DNRLRE domain-containing protein, which codes for MTFASGTPTGHASDRGVSEDGTGGGGRTLSRRTLLRALCVVSTAPLVSSGETEAAPGDPWTVVALPDTQKYAERARRASIPAAQTQWILDNREAENIRFVSHEGDIVDNGDRELEWERMDDAMSTLDGELPYSVVTGNHDYATLWDRGSSTALYEQYFGPSRFEGRSWFGGNGPGDDGLSTYQLFSGGGYDFLHLALEWEPPGRVDDPSTTLGWAQEVLDRYSDRPTMLTTHSYLRDEPGERADVVQEANGNGNAGETVWRELVAPNPQIFAVLNGHFHDRGGTATGEYHQTSTNDAGLAVYEMVANYQDYDRGGDGWLRLLRFEPGGGSGDADRLAVETYSPTRGEYATDESSQFGFDLDFDARFGPFDTTESVTFRQGTDGYDGTTDTDVREAEPTSTGTSATTLNVDGDEPLGTGQAVHALIRFADVVGADAGQVPLGATVVSATLTLETTDDGDGAAVHRMLEPWDGDDTWERLGDGVQADGTQAAADPVTTTGSVSEGPTALDVTASVGAWLDGAPNHGWAFLPVGDDGWDFAASEGVVPPTLTVRYTAPEDEPTAGDADGDGDVDADDVELVQRHLAGYDDAIDESAADVDGDGDVDIADAVAIDDRRSDR